Genomic DNA from Streptomyces sp. NBC_01571:
GCGGCGCCCCGCACGTCGGCGCGGATCTCCGCGGCGAGCTCCGCGACCGACTCGCGGATCTCCAGCTCCAGATCGGCCAGTTCGCCGCTGCGGTCGGCCAGTTCGGCGCGGCCCGCGTCGGTGATCGCGTACACCTTGCGGCCGCCCTCGGTGGTGTGGGTGACCAGTCCCTCGGCCTCCAGCTTGGAGAGCCGCGGATAGACGGTGCCCGCCGAGGGCGCGTACAGCCCCTGGAAGCGCTCCTCCAGGAGGCGGATCACCTCGTATCCGTGTCGCGGGGCCTCGTCCAGCAGCTTCAGCAGGTAGAGGCGCAGACGGCCGTGGGCGAAGACGGGAGGCATCTCAGAGCACCTTCTTGTCGGTCGGGCCGTCCGTGGAGTCGTCGGGCGAGCTGTCCTTCGCGTGCGCGGACGGTGACAGGTCCGGCTCGCGCGGCTCGTCCTCCGCCGGTGGCCTGCGGAGCAGGGCGATGGAGCCGGAGGCGGTCACCGCCCTCAGCTTGCCGTTGCCCGCGCCCAGCCGGCCGGTGATCTTCTTGGCGCCCCACTGGCCGGTCACCCGGAGGTCCTCGAAGGCGCTGGAGACGGTGCCGCTCGCGGTGTTTGCCTCCACGTCGGCGTCCGCCGGGTGCGGGAGACGGATGGCGATCTCGCCCGAGACGTTCGTCAGGCGCACGTCGGTGGGGGTGCCCGTGGGGTCGAGGTCGACGATCATCGAACCGCTCACCGAGTCGGCACGCACGGAGGAGCCCGAGGCCTCGACCACGGTCAGGTCGCCGGAGACGGAGTTGAAGCGGAGGTCGCCCGTGACGGCCTGGGCCTCCAGGCTGCCGGAGACGGTGTCCACCCGGACGGGGCCGGAGAGGCGTACGAGTGTCGTGTCGCCGGTGACGCCCTTGACCTCCACCCGGCCCTCCACGCCGGAGACCACGGCGGCGGCGCCGACCACGCCCACCTCGACATGCGTGCCCGCCGGGACGGCGAGCGAGACCACCGCGCTGCGGCGCCAGCCCTTGCTGTCGAGCCACTTGAGGAAGCCCTTCCAGGGCAGGTCCTCGTACGCCACGGTGAGCGTGCCGTCCCGCTGGGTCACCTGAAGCGGGGGCCCCTCCAGCTGGGAGACCTGGAGCCTCGCGGAACCCTCGTCGGTGCCCACGACGTTCACTGTTCCGTTGACGACGCGCACGTGCAGCGCCGTCACGGGGTCGTCGAAGGTGAGCTTCCCCGGCTCTGCGACGGACCACTCGGACATGGTGCAGACCTCCAGACGACCGGTCCCGGACGGGCTCGGACACGGAATCGACGCGCCATATCGCGTCTTCCGTCATTCACGATATATCGCGGATACGGAAAGTCAAGACACCTGTTTCGGTGAGATGCGGGATGCGGGGGACGCGGGATGCGGGGAGACGCGGAGACACGGTGGGACAGGGGGAGTGGCGAGGGGAGCGCGGGGCATGGTGAAGCGCCGCGGGGCGCGACCGCGGGAATGCGACAGCGGGTATGCGGGCGCGGAGGTGCGGGGACGCGGAGATGC
This window encodes:
- a CDS encoding DUF4097 family beta strand repeat-containing protein, with product MSEWSVAEPGKLTFDDPVTALHVRVVNGTVNVVGTDEGSARLQVSQLEGPPLQVTQRDGTLTVAYEDLPWKGFLKWLDSKGWRRSAVVSLAVPAGTHVEVGVVGAAAVVSGVEGRVEVKGVTGDTTLVRLSGPVRVDTVSGSLEAQAVTGDLRFNSVSGDLTVVEASGSSVRADSVSGSMIVDLDPTGTPTDVRLTNVSGEIAIRLPHPADADVEANTASGTVSSAFEDLRVTGQWGAKKITGRLGAGNGKLRAVTASGSIALLRRPPAEDEPREPDLSPSAHAKDSSPDDSTDGPTDKKVL